The Actinomycetota bacterium genome contains a region encoding:
- a CDS encoding metalloregulator ArsR/SmtB family transcription factor, whose protein sequence is MPTEVLKALAEPRRWRIVELLSCEELCVCHLAEEVGVPQPLVSHHLKVLRDAGLVESEKYRQWTYYRLRAGALEELAGRIGGIASCCPTPGERRRPCE, encoded by the coding sequence GACCGAGGTGCTCAAGGCGCTTGCCGAGCCTCGCCGGTGGCGGATCGTGGAGCTGCTGTCATGCGAGGAGCTGTGTGTCTGTCACCTTGCCGAGGAGGTGGGCGTCCCCCAGCCCCTCGTGTCGCACCACCTGAAGGTGCTTCGCGACGCCGGGCTCGTCGAATCCGAGAAGTACCGGCAGTGGACGTACTACCGGCTCCGAGCGGGCGCACTCGAGGAGCTCGCAGGCCGGATCGGAGGGATTGCCTCGTGCTGTCCGACGCCGGGCGA